From Paenibacillus graminis, a single genomic window includes:
- a CDS encoding type 1 glutamine amidotransferase family protein translates to MSNTVYLYVFDTMADWEIGYLTAELNSGRYYKKGLAPSKIVTVANEKTLVTTMGGLTIMPDITLKECSIASADALILPGGETWTEAIHKPILQLAERCIQEDILVAAICGATMGLARAGLLNSRRHTSNDLEYLRMICPAYTGEEFYQMQSVVTDGTLITASGIAPLEFAVHVLKALDVMTPEKLKAWYSLYKTQEAKYFYELMK, encoded by the coding sequence ATGAGCAATACGGTATATCTATATGTATTCGACACCATGGCCGACTGGGAAATAGGCTATTTAACGGCCGAGCTGAACTCGGGAAGATATTATAAGAAGGGGCTGGCCCCTTCTAAAATAGTTACTGTAGCCAATGAGAAGACGCTTGTAACTACAATGGGCGGACTGACAATAATGCCGGACATCACACTGAAGGAATGCAGCATTGCAAGCGCAGATGCGTTGATTCTACCCGGTGGAGAGACATGGACCGAAGCCATCCACAAGCCCATCCTTCAACTCGCTGAGAGATGTATACAGGAAGATATATTAGTGGCAGCGATTTGCGGGGCTACCATGGGGCTTGCCCGGGCTGGACTGCTGAATTCACGCCGGCATACAAGCAATGATCTGGAGTACCTCCGAATGATCTGTCCTGCGTACACCGGCGAGGAATTTTACCAAATGCAGTCTGTTGTAACGGATGGAACACTGATTACTGCCTCTGGGATAGCCCCGTTGGAATTCGCGGTACATGTCTTGAAAGCCCTGGATGTAATGACTCCAGAAAAATTGAAGGCCTGGTATAGTCTCTACAAGACCCAGGAAGCTAAGTATTTCTATGAGTTGATGAAATAA
- a CDS encoding helix-turn-helix domain-containing protein produces the protein MELSKAIKKVRLELCLSQEGLARELHVGFTSVNRWENNRAKSNQIARHALIEL, from the coding sequence ATGGAGTTAAGCAAAGCGATTAAAAAAGTGCGCTTGGAGCTGTGTTTGTCTCAGGAGGGCCTTGCCCGTGAGCTTCATGTTGGATTTACATCTGTGAATCGGTGGGAAAACAATCGTGCAAAGTCGAATCAAATAGCCCGTCATGCTTTAATAGAGCTTTGA
- a CDS encoding type I restriction endonuclease subunit R gives MKSEQQIEVEFIEKLRDLKYTYREDIRDKAALEANFKEHFERLNRVKLSDSEFARLRDNIITADVFTAAKTLREINTFKRDDDTPLQYTLVNIKDWCKNEFEVINQLRINTDNSNHRYDVIILINGVPVVQVELKSLQITPKKAMEQIVEYKNDPGNGYTNSLLCFTQLFIVSNESNTYYFANNHKEHFCFNADERFLPIYQMADEDNNKITHLHDFSDKFLLKCTLGQLISRYMVLVVSEQKLMIMRPYQIYAVKAIMNCIDQNRGNGYIWHTTGSGKTLTSFKASTLLKDNPEIKKCLFVVDRKDLDRQTRLEFNKFQEGCVEENTNTESLVKRLTSDDYRDKVIVTTIQKLGLALDEDHKRNQEKKKRGEPTYKDRLAKLTDQRIAIIFDECHRSQFGDNHKAIKKFFPKAQLFGFTGTPIFPENATFKQIDGEVKTLITTIDVFEKELHAYTITNAIDDRNVLRFHIDYFKPEDVKKAVKVSDTVSKKAIAEAILSKHDAATNGRRYNAIFATASINDAIEYFEIFKSLQGERKKNEAGSFEPLNIACVFSPPAEGNKDVKQLQEDLQQEKADNEQEPDKKKAALKIIIDDYNLQYGTNHSINEFDLYYQDVQKRIKDQKYPNSDYPHANKIDITIVVDMLLTGFDSKYLNTLYVDKNLKQHGLIQAFSRTNRVLNDTKPYGNILDFRGQEKDVDEAIALFSGKENNSRAKEIWLVDPAPVVVEKLDKAVAELEKFMESQGLEYKPEQVNNLKGDAARGEFINKFKEVQRLKTQLDQYTDIKEEQVAKVEELLPEDTLRAFRGVYIETAQMLKAQQGKDFKDKDPVVEQLDFEFVLFSSAVIDYDYIMSLISRYTQPDVPKKEKMSREQLISLLCSNSNMMEEREDIIAYISMLETGKGLDEKAIKTGYQKFKEEKAAKEMESIANKHGIEPTSLQAFVDEIIGRMIFDGEKLSDLLEPLELGWRDRTKKELELMDNLIPLLKKIADGRVIVGLNAYE, from the coding sequence ATGAAATCTGAACAGCAAATAGAGGTAGAATTTATTGAAAAACTTCGAGATTTAAAATACACATATCGAGAAGACATTCGAGACAAGGCAGCACTTGAAGCTAATTTCAAAGAGCATTTTGAAAGGCTGAATCGTGTAAAGTTAAGTGATTCTGAATTTGCACGCCTCAGGGATAATATTATCACTGCGGATGTGTTCACTGCGGCTAAAACTTTAAGAGAAATCAACACCTTCAAACGTGATGATGACACGCCATTACAATACACCCTTGTTAATATTAAAGACTGGTGTAAAAATGAATTTGAAGTGATAAATCAGTTGCGCATTAACACGGATAATAGCAACCATCGTTATGATGTTATCATCCTCATCAATGGTGTTCCTGTTGTTCAGGTTGAGCTGAAGTCACTGCAAATCACACCTAAAAAAGCAATGGAGCAAATTGTAGAATATAAAAACGACCCAGGTAATGGTTATACAAACTCATTGCTTTGCTTTACGCAGCTTTTTATTGTGAGCAATGAGAGTAACACATATTATTTCGCCAACAATCACAAGGAGCACTTTTGCTTCAATGCAGACGAGCGTTTTTTGCCGATTTATCAGATGGCAGATGAAGACAATAATAAAATTACCCATCTCCATGATTTTTCTGATAAGTTTTTGCTAAAATGCACTCTCGGGCAACTAATTAGTCGATATATGGTGCTTGTGGTAAGTGAGCAGAAATTGATGATTATGCGTCCTTATCAGATTTATGCTGTTAAGGCGATAATGAACTGTATCGACCAGAATCGTGGCAACGGATATATTTGGCATACTACCGGAAGCGGTAAAACACTTACATCATTTAAAGCATCAACCCTTTTGAAAGACAACCCTGAAATTAAGAAGTGTCTATTTGTTGTTGACAGAAAAGACCTTGATAGACAAACTCGATTAGAATTCAATAAATTTCAAGAAGGCTGCGTTGAAGAGAACACAAATACAGAAAGTCTAGTTAAGCGTCTGACTTCGGATGATTATCGTGACAAAGTTATAGTTACCACAATTCAAAAGCTTGGTCTTGCTCTTGATGAAGATCACAAGCGTAACCAAGAGAAAAAGAAAAGGGGCGAGCCTACCTACAAAGATCGTTTGGCAAAGCTTACCGATCAACGTATTGCTATTATTTTTGATGAATGTCATCGTTCCCAGTTTGGTGATAATCATAAAGCAATTAAAAAATTTTTTCCGAAAGCACAGCTTTTTGGATTTACTGGAACGCCAATATTTCCAGAAAACGCAACATTTAAGCAAATTGATGGTGAAGTTAAAACTCTTATCACAACAATAGATGTTTTTGAAAAAGAACTGCATGCCTATACCATAACGAATGCCATTGATGATCGTAATGTGCTTCGTTTTCACATTGATTATTTTAAGCCGGAAGATGTCAAAAAAGCAGTAAAGGTCTCTGACACTGTAAGTAAAAAAGCAATTGCCGAAGCAATACTATCAAAACACGATGCCGCTACTAATGGTAGACGTTACAATGCGATTTTTGCTACAGCTTCTATCAATGATGCAATAGAATACTTTGAGATCTTCAAGTCGTTACAAGGGGAACGCAAAAAGAATGAGGCCGGAAGCTTTGAGCCATTGAACATCGCCTGTGTTTTCTCTCCGCCAGCTGAAGGAAACAAAGATGTTAAGCAGTTACAAGAAGACCTACAGCAAGAAAAAGCGGATAACGAACAAGAGCCTGATAAGAAAAAGGCTGCACTCAAAATCATCATTGATGACTATAACTTGCAGTACGGCACAAATCACAGCATAAATGAATTTGATTTATACTATCAAGATGTGCAAAAACGCATCAAAGATCAAAAGTACCCTAATTCCGACTATCCGCATGCAAACAAAATTGATATAACTATTGTGGTGGATATGCTCTTAACCGGATTTGATTCCAAGTATCTAAATACCCTGTACGTTGATAAAAATTTAAAACAACATGGTTTAATTCAAGCATTTTCAAGAACAAACCGTGTTTTGAACGACACAAAGCCTTACGGAAATATTCTTGACTTCAGAGGGCAAGAGAAGGATGTAGATGAAGCAATTGCGCTGTTCTCGGGAAAAGAAAACAATAGTAGGGCAAAAGAAATTTGGCTTGTCGATCCGGCTCCTGTTGTGGTTGAAAAGCTGGATAAGGCGGTTGCCGAGCTTGAAAAGTTTATGGAATCCCAGGGGTTAGAATACAAGCCGGAACAAGTAAACAATCTTAAGGGTGATGCCGCACGAGGCGAATTCATCAATAAATTCAAAGAAGTGCAGCGCCTTAAAACACAACTTGACCAATATACAGACATTAAAGAAGAGCAAGTGGCAAAAGTTGAGGAATTATTGCCAGAAGACACCTTGCGTGCGTTCCGTGGTGTATATATTGAAACAGCTCAAATGCTAAAAGCACAGCAAGGCAAAGATTTCAAGGATAAAGACCCTGTGGTTGAACAGCTCGATTTTGAGTTTGTTCTGTTTTCCTCTGCCGTAATTGATTATGATTACATCATGTCACTAATTTCTAGGTATACACAACCGGATGTGCCTAAAAAAGAAAAAATGAGCCGTGAGCAGCTCATCAGTTTGCTTTGTTCCAATTCCAATATGATGGAAGAGCGTGAAGATATAATTGCTTATATCAGTATGTTGGAAACCGGAAAAGGGTTGGATGAAAAGGCAATAAAAACAGGATACCAAAAATTCAAGGAAGAAAAAGCAGCAAAAGAAATGGAGTCAATTGCAAACAAACACGGCATTGAACCTACATCGTTGCAAGCATTTGTAGATGAAATTATAGGCCGTATGATTTTTGACGGTGAAAAACTAAGCGATTTGTTAGAGCCGCTTGAGCTTGGCTGGAGAGACAGGACAAAGAAGGAACTGGAATTGATGGACAACTTAATCCCGCTGCTTAAAAAGATTGCAGATGGACGTGTGATTGTGGGGCTGAATGCGTATGAATAA
- a CDS encoding restriction endonuclease subunit S — protein sequence MNKKDKVTMIPKLRFPEFNKNGAINLENGNVIFESISNKNHNSDLPVLAITQEHGAVPRDQIDYNVSVTDKSLVSYKVVEIGDFIISLRSFQGGIEYSLYHGICSPAYIILRKKTPIVEQYYKYYFKTNKFIQDLNKDLEGIRDGKMVSYSQFSSILLPNPENKEQQKIAECLSSLDGLISAEDKKLEALKAHKKGLMQKLFPAEGETVPEWRFPEFRGSGEWEERKLSKVCAMQAGKFVKASEIFKERKDNMHPCYGGNGLRGYTFSYTHSGEYPLIGRQGALCGNVTYGIGDFHATEHAVVATKSEGIIAKWLYYLLINLKLNQYATGQAQPGLSVETLEKITTCVPKDEKEQQKIADCLSSLDDLIISQADKIEVLQAHKKGLMQGLFPSIKEVSE from the coding sequence ATGAATAAGAAAGATAAAGTGACTATGATACCGAAACTAAGGTTTCCAGAATTTAATAAAAACGGCGCAATTAACCTTGAAAATGGAAATGTAATATTTGAATCAATCAGTAATAAAAATCATAACTCCGATCTTCCTGTTCTCGCTATAACGCAGGAACATGGAGCAGTTCCAAGAGATCAGATTGATTATAATGTGTCAGTAACGGATAAGAGCCTTGTAAGTTACAAGGTTGTCGAGATAGGAGACTTTATCATTAGTTTAAGGTCTTTTCAAGGCGGCATAGAATATTCGTTGTATCATGGTATTTGCAGTCCGGCTTATATTATTTTGCGCAAAAAAACTCCAATAGTGGAACAATACTACAAGTATTATTTTAAAACAAATAAGTTTATACAAGATCTAAACAAAGACTTAGAAGGCATAAGAGATGGTAAGATGGTGAGCTATAGTCAATTTTCTTCTATACTACTACCTAACCCAGAAAACAAAGAACAACAAAAAATTGCTGAATGCCTTTCTTCACTTGATGGTCTGATCAGCGCTGAAGATAAAAAGCTTGAGGCTCTTAAAGCGCATAAAAAAGGCTTAATGCAGAAGTTATTCCCCGCCGAGGGTGAGACTGTACCAGAGTGGAGGTTTCCGGAGTTTAGGGGTAGTGGTGAATGGGAAGAAAGAAAGCTTTCAAAGGTTTGCGCTATGCAGGCTGGGAAATTTGTGAAGGCATCAGAGATTTTTAAAGAAAGAAAAGACAATATGCATCCGTGTTATGGAGGGAATGGCTTACGTGGATATACGTTCTCGTACACTCATTCTGGCGAGTATCCCCTTATTGGCAGACAGGGCGCACTCTGTGGTAATGTTACTTATGGAATAGGTGATTTTCATGCAACTGAACATGCAGTTGTGGCAACAAAGAGTGAAGGCATAATTGCAAAGTGGCTTTACTATTTATTAATAAATCTAAAATTAAACCAATATGCAACAGGGCAGGCACAACCAGGCTTGTCGGTTGAAACACTTGAAAAAATAACAACGTGTGTTCCGAAAGATGAAAAAGAACAACAAAAAATTGCCGATTGTCTTTCTTCCCTTGATGATCTCATAATCTCACAAGCAGATAAAATTGAAGTTCTACAGGCCCACAAAAAAGGCTTAATGCAAGGGCTCTTCCCTTCTATTAAGGAGGTGAGTGAATGA
- a CDS encoding AAA family ATPase, with translation MSPQPRSSFSDLNALATHFRTLLGSKKYVLLFAYNGTGKTRLSCAFKDLGKQPIPGSEEKSTDTLYYNAFTEDLFTWDNDLEGDTERRLYLNRSSKFFNGLRELAMEERIRKFLRRYADFDFDIKYDEWFVHFSREVRNNNNATEKVENIKVSRGEENIFVWCFFLAIVELVVDQEPAYSWVKYIYIDDPISSLDDNNAIAIASHLAQLLKEQEDLKVVISSHHALFFNVMYNELKKSKGKDYFLTKNRETGEYALQDTGETPFFHHVALIIELKEAVRTGKLYTYHFNILRNILEKSASFHGYTDFSECIKSGDDDSDEVTYARYVNILSHGNYSLFEPREMVDDNKKVFRDILDRYMNLYRFNPDLFNEETRENDE, from the coding sequence ATGAGTCCTCAACCGAGATCTTCTTTTTCTGATTTAAACGCGTTGGCGACCCATTTTAGAACGCTTCTTGGTAGCAAGAAGTATGTTCTTCTTTTTGCCTATAATGGGACAGGAAAAACAAGACTTTCCTGCGCGTTTAAGGATTTGGGGAAACAACCCATTCCCGGTAGTGAAGAAAAATCGACAGACACGTTGTATTATAACGCTTTTACGGAAGACTTGTTTACTTGGGATAACGATTTAGAAGGTGATACGGAAAGGCGTTTGTATCTAAATAGAAGTTCAAAGTTTTTCAATGGCTTACGGGAGCTTGCAATGGAAGAACGCATCCGCAAGTTTTTAAGGCGATATGCAGATTTTGATTTTGATATTAAGTATGATGAATGGTTTGTACACTTTTCAAGAGAAGTGCGAAACAATAATAACGCAACTGAAAAAGTGGAAAATATTAAAGTTTCTCGTGGAGAAGAAAATATTTTTGTTTGGTGCTTCTTTCTTGCGATTGTTGAACTTGTAGTTGACCAAGAGCCGGCATATAGTTGGGTTAAGTACATCTATATTGATGATCCAATCTCATCTTTAGACGATAATAATGCAATTGCAATTGCAAGCCATTTGGCTCAGTTATTGAAAGAGCAAGAAGATTTAAAAGTTGTGATCTCCTCTCACCATGCGTTGTTCTTCAATGTAATGTATAATGAGTTGAAAAAATCAAAGGGGAAAGATTACTTTTTAACAAAAAACAGAGAAACTGGCGAGTATGCACTTCAAGATACTGGTGAGACACCATTTTTCCATCATGTTGCATTGATTATAGAATTGAAAGAAGCGGTGAGAACTGGGAAGCTATACACATATCATTTTAATATCTTACGTAATATTCTTGAAAAATCGGCATCGTTTCATGGATATACAGATTTTAGCGAGTGTATTAAGAGTGGAGATGACGACTCAGATGAAGTTACATATGCAAGGTATGTGAATATATTAAGTCATGGTAATTATTCCCTATTTGAACCGAGAGAAATGGTTGACGATAATAAAAAGGTCTTTAGAGATATTTTAGATCGTTATATGAATTTATATAGGTTTAACCCTGATTTGTTTAACGAAGAAACGAGGGAAAATGATGAATGA
- a CDS encoding type I restriction-modification system subunit M, with protein sequence MNDAQQKQLGATLWGIADKLRGAMNADDFRDYMLSFLFLRYLSDNYEEAVKKELGSDYLQSEEEINKIVVSANQDDAINALKEQITDYFNKQQLDSKVKKTLIEEHEALLESGKLTPLVVWYINNLDQVTTFEKQMRRKVHFVIKPHYLWSNIYELARTQSKYLLKTLQAGFKFIENESFDSTFRGLFSEVNLDSDKIGKNYELRNETLCSIITAIAEGLSEFPNESDILGDAYEYLIGQFAAGSGKKAGEFYTPQQISTILSRIVTLDSQDPSTGKKKQLKNVLDFACGSGSLLINVRKQLGANSIGQIYGQEKNITTYNLARMNMLLHGLKDSEFKIFHGDSLLNDWDILNEMNPAKKLEFDAVVANPPFSYRWEPNDTLAEDFRFKSYGVAPKSAADFAFLLHGFHFLSDEGTMAIILPHGVLFRGGAEEKIRTKLLKDGNIDTVIGLPANLFFSTGIPVCILVLKKCKKFDDVLFINASEYYNKGKRQNVLLPEHIDKIVDTYQYRKEDDKRYSRRVSMEEIEKNGYNLNMSRYVSTAAEEEIVNLTDVKKNLDEIEDTISKAKVMHNQFLKELGLPELP encoded by the coding sequence ATGAATGATGCACAACAAAAGCAATTAGGTGCAACCCTGTGGGGTATCGCCGATAAACTGCGTGGTGCTATGAATGCCGACGATTTCCGTGATTATATGCTATCCTTTCTCTTCTTGCGCTATCTTTCAGATAATTATGAGGAAGCTGTAAAAAAAGAGCTTGGAAGCGATTATTTGCAATCTGAGGAAGAAATAAATAAAATCGTCGTTTCAGCTAATCAAGATGATGCTATTAATGCATTGAAAGAACAGATAACAGACTATTTTAATAAACAGCAATTAGATAGCAAGGTAAAAAAGACCTTAATTGAAGAACATGAGGCGTTGTTGGAAAGTGGGAAGCTGACACCTCTTGTGGTTTGGTATATTAACAATTTAGATCAAGTGACTACATTTGAAAAACAAATGCGCCGTAAAGTTCATTTTGTAATTAAGCCACACTATCTTTGGAGTAATATATATGAATTAGCCCGCACACAAAGTAAATACCTTTTGAAGACCTTGCAAGCAGGCTTTAAGTTTATAGAAAATGAATCCTTTGATAGTACATTTCGTGGTTTGTTCTCCGAGGTTAATCTCGACTCTGACAAAATTGGAAAAAATTATGAATTACGAAATGAAACGCTGTGCTCAATAATAACTGCTATTGCAGAAGGATTATCAGAGTTCCCTAACGAAAGTGATATTTTAGGCGATGCTTATGAATACTTAATAGGGCAATTTGCAGCGGGTTCAGGCAAAAAAGCCGGGGAATTTTATACGCCCCAGCAAATTTCAACCATCCTTTCTCGCATAGTTACTCTTGACAGCCAAGACCCAAGCACAGGCAAAAAGAAGCAACTCAAAAACGTGCTTGACTTTGCGTGTGGCTCCGGCTCGCTTCTAATTAATGTTAGAAAGCAGCTTGGTGCTAATAGCATCGGTCAGATATACGGACAGGAAAAGAATATTACAACTTACAACCTTGCTCGTATGAATATGCTTCTGCATGGGCTTAAAGATTCTGAGTTTAAAATATTTCACGGAGATTCTCTGCTAAATGATTGGGACATTCTTAATGAAATGAACCCGGCAAAAAAGTTGGAATTTGATGCAGTAGTAGCCAATCCACCTTTCAGCTACCGTTGGGAGCCTAATGACACTCTGGCAGAGGATTTCCGCTTTAAAAGCTACGGCGTTGCACCAAAATCGGCGGCCGACTTCGCATTTTTACTTCATGGGTTTCACTTTTTAAGTGATGAGGGAACAATGGCAATCATCTTGCCTCATGGTGTTCTGTTCCGTGGTGGTGCAGAGGAGAAAATCAGAACAAAGCTACTCAAAGATGGAAATATCGACACTGTTATTGGCTTGCCTGCTAACCTGTTTTTCTCAACAGGTATTCCGGTTTGTATTCTTGTACTTAAAAAATGCAAAAAATTTGATGACGTGCTGTTTATAAATGCAAGTGAGTACTACAATAAGGGTAAACGGCAAAATGTTCTTTTGCCGGAACATATTGATAAAATAGTTGACACATATCAATATCGAAAAGAAGACGACAAAAGGTATTCTCGCCGCGTCTCAATGGAAGAAATCGAGAAAAACGGCTATAATCTGAACATGTCACGATATGTGAGCACGGCTGCAGAAGAAGAAATCGTCAACCTTACAGATGTGAAAAAGAATTTGGATGAAATCGAGGATACTATTAGCAAAGCAAAGGTTATGCACAACCAATTTTTAAAAGAGCTTGGTTTACCTGAGTTGCCATAA
- a CDS encoding McrB family protein has protein sequence MDFSIFRDGTHIPVEFHPDFLEANQGQQPNLGEGIKVKLIYEDRNYEATLFKIDQVSASREALQLRYNGNQTLKDLLIETFKHSYSYIMQERTNQLADDAKKPQVVVPEDQAEYIDFYATGIPFEYRLEFITYKAKPNVWWVNQGATIKEEKEEGILWAPLLNAQGRKLYHWETMKEVKQGDIILHYSNKAIRYVSQVTDAAVEAPKPGSMAKTNWQEEGRLVRTEYVELIPPIVLQQFNQQIMQLNLTQGPLHSGGGVNQGYLFRFSRQALQVLQSLTAEVSWPDFAILDQDEAASDMEGLREVIPILPPSDSSIPTFLHQIQSYIRRKGFFFPEHLIENFYLSLKAKPFVILAGISGTGKTRLVKLFAEALGATRDNGQFTLIPVRPDWSDPADLLGYKDLSGRFQAGPITKVFVEARKPENQQRPYFICLDEMNLARVEHYFSDMLSVLETQEWQEGRIQTQALISSTMLDTPEDQAEYGGLGIPENVFLIGTVNMDETTHPFSKKVLDRANTLEFNYINLQQYPDVNGEGEAGDPADLTQLNHLFLRSDYLQLVNAYDANKELVVRTTERLVKINTLLEDIHAHVGFRVRDAICFYMIYNDRYKLMSEEEAFDWQLLQKILPRIQGSHSSVRRVLLNLMKGALGTGSGVTVDLPKLMDEDASPLYMKWAAGQTPPAAKDPQSARKLAFMLRRLEEDGFTSFWLS, from the coding sequence GTGGACTTTTCTATCTTTCGTGACGGTACGCATATTCCAGTTGAGTTTCATCCGGATTTTTTGGAAGCTAATCAAGGTCAACAGCCTAATTTGGGTGAAGGAATAAAGGTTAAGCTCATCTATGAAGATCGGAACTATGAAGCCACATTATTTAAAATCGATCAAGTATCTGCTAGTCGGGAAGCTCTTCAACTCCGCTATAACGGAAATCAAACGTTGAAGGATTTGTTAATTGAAACCTTCAAGCATTCCTATTCCTACATTATGCAAGAGAGAACGAATCAACTAGCGGATGATGCGAAGAAACCCCAGGTTGTCGTTCCTGAAGATCAAGCTGAATACATAGATTTCTACGCGACAGGAATTCCTTTTGAATACCGTTTGGAGTTTATAACGTATAAGGCGAAGCCCAACGTTTGGTGGGTGAATCAAGGAGCTACCATTAAGGAGGAGAAGGAAGAGGGAATTCTGTGGGCGCCCCTACTGAATGCTCAAGGCAGAAAGCTATATCATTGGGAGACGATGAAGGAAGTCAAACAAGGAGATATCATCCTCCATTACTCGAATAAAGCTATTCGTTATGTAAGCCAGGTAACAGATGCGGCGGTGGAAGCACCCAAACCAGGCTCCATGGCCAAGACTAACTGGCAAGAAGAAGGTCGATTGGTTCGAACAGAGTATGTGGAACTCATTCCGCCTATTGTGCTACAACAGTTTAATCAGCAAATTATGCAATTGAATCTAACCCAAGGTCCGCTTCATTCTGGAGGTGGAGTGAACCAAGGATATCTGTTCCGCTTTTCAAGACAAGCTCTTCAAGTGCTTCAGTCGCTCACGGCAGAAGTGAGTTGGCCTGACTTCGCTATCCTAGATCAAGATGAAGCTGCCTCCGATATGGAGGGCTTACGTGAGGTGATTCCTATTTTACCGCCATCCGATTCTAGCATTCCAACATTCCTCCACCAAATCCAATCCTACATCCGCCGCAAAGGCTTCTTCTTCCCTGAGCACCTTATCGAGAACTTCTACCTCTCGCTAAAGGCTAAGCCTTTTGTCATCCTGGCGGGGATATCGGGCACCGGGAAGACTCGGTTGGTGAAGCTGTTTGCGGAAGCGCTTGGTGCAACGAGGGATAACGGGCAGTTTACCTTGATTCCAGTGCGGCCGGATTGGAGTGATCCTGCGGATTTGCTGGGGTACAAGGACCTGTCGGGGAGGTTCCAAGCGGGTCCGATTACGAAGGTGTTCGTGGAGGCGCGGAAGCCTGAGAATCAGCAAAGGCCTTATTTTATCTGCCTGGATGAGATGAATTTGGCACGGGTGGAGCATTATTTCAGCGACATGTTAAGTGTGCTGGAGACGCAGGAGTGGCAGGAGGGGAGGATTCAGACGCAGGCGCTCATCTCTTCTACCATGTTAGATACGCCTGAGGATCAAGCAGAGTATGGCGGTCTTGGTATCCCGGAGAATGTATTCTTGATCGGGACGGTGAACATGGACGAGACCACACATCCTTTTAGCAAAAAAGTACTCGACCGCGCCAACACGCTAGAGTTCAATTACATCAATCTGCAGCAGTATCCGGACGTAAATGGGGAGGGAGAAGCGGGTGATCCTGCTGATCTTACTCAACTGAATCATCTTTTTCTGCGCTCCGATTATTTGCAGCTAGTAAATGCCTATGATGCCAATAAAGAGCTTGTTGTCCGGACGACAGAGAGACTGGTTAAGATTAATACCTTGCTTGAGGATATTCATGCTCATGTAGGCTTTCGGGTGCGGGATGCGATTTGCTTCTATATGATTTATAACGATCGGTACAAGCTGATGAGTGAGGAAGAAGCTTTTGACTGGCAACTGCTGCAAAAGATCCTGCCGCGCATTCAAGGAAGCCATTCTTCGGTTCGCCGGGTATTGTTGAACTTGATGAAAGGGGCTCTTGGTACCGGCTCTGGCGTTACAGTAGACCTTCCGAAACTTATGGATGAGGATGCTTCTCCGCTCTATATGAAATGGGCTGCTGGTCAAACCCCGCCTGCGGCCAAAGATCCGCAAAGTGCCCGTAAATTGGCTTTTATGCTCAGGAGGCTGGAGGAAGATGGATTTACCTCATTCTGGCTCTCTTAA